The following proteins come from a genomic window of Paenibacillus spongiae:
- a CDS encoding GNAT family N-acetyltransferase, which translates to MQIKKEMIHFRRVRLDDLSQIYDWLTNDPEVKRFWGYAHQGPYEEVTREFERYVNGDEPTEPYLILYGETSIGYIQTFQWIDYPEYEQYVDLSHAASIDLFIGLSEFRNKGLGSSIISRFLRDYVFADPSVVRCVINPEVSNSAAIRVYEKVGYRIIKTVQDISGEPGPVHFMSIERDPFISNNDE; encoded by the coding sequence ATGCAAATCAAGAAAGAAATGATCCATTTTCGTCGAGTGAGGTTAGACGATTTGTCCCAAATTTATGATTGGCTTACGAATGATCCCGAAGTAAAACGGTTCTGGGGCTATGCCCATCAGGGGCCATATGAAGAAGTGACAAGAGAGTTTGAACGCTACGTAAACGGGGATGAACCGACTGAACCCTATTTGATTCTCTATGGTGAAACCTCCATAGGTTATATACAAACGTTTCAATGGATCGATTACCCAGAGTATGAACAATATGTGGATCTCTCACATGCGGCTAGCATAGACCTTTTCATAGGACTATCGGAGTTCCGGAACAAAGGTTTAGGTTCTAGCATTATTTCGCGTTTTCTCCGTGATTATGTATTTGCCGATCCGAGCGTAGTCCGTTGTGTTATCAATCCGGAAGTGAGCAATTCGGCCGCGATCCGCGTCTACGAGAAAGTTGGTTATCGGATCATTAAGACCGTTCAAGACATCTCCGGCGAGCCTGGGCCTGTTCATTTCATGAGCATCGAAAGGGATCCATTCATCTCGAACAACGATGAATGA
- a CDS encoding iron chaperone, which produces MEGNKSAFTSIDDYISTFPPDVQEILSKLRNVIKETAPDAEEKISYQMPTFALHGNLVHFAAYKNHIGFYPGASGIEAFKDDLSGYKGAKGSVQFPLDKPIPYPLISRIVKYRIAENIKKAERKKKKK; this is translated from the coding sequence ATGGAAGGAAACAAATCAGCGTTTACATCTATCGACGATTATATTTCTACATTTCCTCCTGATGTTCAAGAAATTCTTAGTAAGTTAAGAAACGTGATCAAAGAAACGGCGCCGGATGCGGAAGAAAAGATCAGCTATCAAATGCCTACCTTTGCTTTGCATGGCAATCTGGTGCACTTTGCCGCCTATAAAAACCACATCGGCTTTTATCCGGGCGCTAGCGGAATTGAAGCATTCAAAGATGATTTATCGGGATACAAGGGAGCGAAAGGGTCGGTTCAATTTCCTCTAGATAAGCCGATACCTTATCCATTAATAAGCCGTATCGTTAAATATAGAATAGCTGAGAATATAAAGAAGGCAGAACGAAAAAAGAAGAAGAAATGA
- a CDS encoding Gfo/Idh/MocA family protein: MSQKTLKVGIIGQGRSGRDIHGNLLAKIPEYFTIAAVADSIVERQELAKKEYGCSAYAGWEEMVAQEELDLIVNASPSHMHYPISLELLNRGYHVLCEKPLAKTAEEVDRLIQASERSGKVLAVFQQSRYQHAFVQIRKIIESGVLGRIVQVNFTLNGFARRWDWQTLQSNNGGSLMNTGPHPLDQALQLFGTDIMPQITCIMDRTNTFGDAEDYVKLILRGEGRPTIDLEISSTCAYGREQFNIQGTNGGIRGTGQELEWKYYKPEEAPVQQLTREPLFNSNGLPAYCHETLTWHTDNWALSVPEGRSSFEDMTEQLYMMLYRHINEGAELEITPQQVRQQMMVMEECRRQNPHIYAVPVN; the protein is encoded by the coding sequence ATGAGCCAGAAAACGCTGAAAGTGGGCATTATCGGGCAAGGACGAAGCGGACGCGATATTCACGGCAATTTGCTCGCGAAAATTCCGGAATACTTCACAATTGCTGCTGTTGCCGACTCGATTGTCGAACGCCAGGAGCTTGCGAAGAAGGAGTATGGTTGCAGCGCTTATGCGGGATGGGAGGAGATGGTGGCTCAAGAGGAGCTTGACCTTATCGTGAATGCGTCTCCGAGCCATATGCATTACCCAATCTCGCTTGAATTGCTCAACCGCGGCTATCACGTCTTATGCGAGAAGCCGCTGGCCAAAACAGCGGAAGAGGTTGACCGTTTGATCCAGGCTTCCGAACGGTCCGGCAAGGTTCTGGCCGTATTCCAGCAGTCCCGTTACCAGCATGCGTTCGTGCAAATTCGGAAAATTATCGAATCCGGCGTGCTGGGCCGCATCGTTCAAGTGAATTTTACGCTGAATGGCTTCGCGCGGCGCTGGGATTGGCAGACGCTGCAGAGCAATAATGGCGGCAGCCTGATGAACACGGGACCGCATCCGCTCGATCAAGCGCTCCAGCTGTTCGGGACGGATATAATGCCCCAGATCACATGTATCATGGATCGTACGAACACGTTTGGCGATGCGGAGGATTATGTGAAGCTGATCTTGAGAGGCGAAGGCCGGCCGACGATCGATCTTGAAATCTCTTCAACCTGCGCATATGGCCGCGAGCAGTTTAATATTCAAGGCACGAACGGCGGAATTCGGGGAACGGGTCAGGAATTGGAATGGAAGTATTATAAGCCGGAAGAGGCTCCCGTACAGCAGCTAACGAGAGAGCCGCTCTTTAACAGCAACGGGCTGCCGGCGTATTGCCACGAGACCTTGACTTGGCATACCGACAACTGGGCTTTATCTGTTCCGGAAGGCAGGTCCTCCTTCGAGGATATGACGGAACAATTGTACATGATGCTGTACCGTCACATAAACGAGGGAGCGGAGCTGGAGATTACCCCGCAGCAGGTTCGGCAGCAGATGATGGTCATGGAAGAGTGCCGGCGCCAGAATCCGCATATTTATGCGGTTCCCGTCAACTAA
- a CDS encoding helix-turn-helix domain-containing protein has translation MDAHYFRSKDQLCQQFPFKILRYSSQLLKQPLHTHEYIQIAYVLRGVCTHQLRGKALTVSRGDIFVITPGAEHGISAIDDKEYEMVLLDFMPILVRDQLKPPFSDTLLPLLQQPEAGKNAPLHLWLHIGKSKQPLVEHLLQDIQDEFEHREAGFEFSVRMSLVKLLIIIDREFRKERRKPARQPSLVNQHPIDEVKRYIYDNFSQDIPLEHGAMIANMAPAYFSHIFKKETGQTFVDFVNEVRIERAMELIRQNSHTITHIGFQVGFHHLGHFIRTFKKRTGITPTEYKKTFGIQQPN, from the coding sequence ATGGATGCTCATTATTTTCGAAGCAAGGATCAGCTCTGTCAGCAGTTTCCGTTCAAAATATTGCGTTATTCGAGCCAGCTTCTTAAGCAGCCCCTGCATACGCATGAATATATCCAAATCGCCTACGTGCTTAGAGGGGTGTGTACCCATCAGCTTCGCGGCAAGGCGCTGACGGTCAGCAGAGGGGACATCTTCGTCATTACCCCGGGGGCCGAGCATGGAATAAGCGCTATTGATGATAAAGAGTACGAGATGGTGCTGCTCGATTTCATGCCGATCCTCGTGCGCGATCAGTTGAAACCGCCCTTCTCCGATACGCTGCTTCCGCTATTGCAGCAGCCGGAGGCGGGCAAGAATGCTCCGCTGCACTTGTGGCTCCATATCGGCAAGAGCAAGCAGCCGCTGGTCGAGCATCTGCTTCAAGATATTCAGGATGAATTCGAACATCGCGAAGCAGGGTTTGAATTTTCCGTGCGCATGAGTCTGGTCAAGCTGCTGATCATCATCGATCGGGAATTCCGCAAAGAAAGGCGGAAGCCGGCCCGGCAGCCTTCGCTCGTGAACCAGCACCCCATCGATGAGGTGAAACGGTACATCTACGATAATTTCAGCCAAGACATTCCGCTTGAGCACGGAGCGATGATTGCGAACATGGCGCCCGCTTACTTCAGTCATATCTTCAAGAAAGAGACCGGGCAGACCTTCGTCGACTTTGTGAACGAAGTGCGGATTGAACGGGCCATGGAGCTGATTCGCCAGAATTCACATACGATCACGCACATCGGCTTTCAGGTCGGCTTCCATCATTTGGGCCATTTTATCCGCACGTTTAAGAAGCGTACCGGCATTACGCCTACGGAATATAAGAAAACATTCGGTATTCAACAACCTAATTAA
- a CDS encoding sugar phosphate isomerase/epimerase family protein produces the protein MKFAVFSGVLIDYSIQEAMRLTKQLGADGIEIAGREPHLSPSTSRQRVKEMKAVADSLGLAIPVIASYVGGFSTASDKECGQALEDFRRMLDHAAELGASKLRVSPGGPNAFLAQDYHFAKAAYWMDRCAAEAKAQQIDIIMEIHNESLVETADSSQRLLGMLKQDNVGMIHDAGNMYITDTDYGRDSVYKLGEHLCHVHVKDELRIDKAGAPGTFVNLTHRGEEYFLQSRMGEGGADHQPLFDALLETNYQGWITLECHAPFPAYERLEHDFQVVKRLLGRS, from the coding sequence ATGAAATTTGCGGTATTCAGCGGTGTGTTGATAGACTACAGCATCCAGGAAGCGATGCGGTTAACGAAACAACTGGGCGCAGACGGGATTGAAATTGCCGGCCGCGAGCCGCATCTCTCTCCTTCCACCAGCAGGCAGCGCGTGAAGGAGATGAAGGCGGTCGCCGATAGCTTGGGCTTGGCCATTCCCGTAATCGCTTCCTACGTGGGCGGGTTCTCCACCGCCAGCGACAAGGAATGCGGGCAAGCCCTCGAAGATTTCCGGCGTATGCTGGATCATGCGGCCGAGCTCGGCGCATCCAAGCTGCGCGTGTCTCCCGGCGGGCCGAATGCGTTCTTGGCTCAGGATTATCATTTTGCCAAAGCCGCCTATTGGATGGACCGCTGCGCAGCGGAAGCGAAGGCACAGCAGATCGATATCATCATGGAGATCCATAATGAATCGCTGGTCGAGACTGCGGACAGCAGCCAGCGCCTTCTAGGTATGCTGAAGCAGGACAATGTCGGCATGATTCACGATGCAGGCAATATGTATATTACGGATACCGATTATGGCCGCGATTCGGTCTATAAGCTCGGCGAGCACCTCTGTCATGTGCATGTGAAGGATGAGCTGCGGATCGACAAGGCGGGGGCACCGGGTACCTTCGTCAATCTGACGCATAGAGGCGAGGAGTATTTTTTGCAGAGTCGCATGGGCGAAGGGGGAGCCGATCACCAGCCGCTATTCGATGCTCTTCTTGAAACGAATTATCAGGGCTGGATAACACTCGAATGCCATGCCCCGTTCCCGGCCTATGAACGCTTGGAGCATGATTTTCAAGTCGTCAAAAGGCTGCTGGGCCGGTCTTAA
- a CDS encoding N-acetylglucosamine-6-phosphate deacetylase: MIRAIHYATGGQIAISMEQGIITGIEAVPEAAPDKDALPIAAPGLVDLQINGYAGLDFNQLPMPESLLSDAVTRLWSQGVTACYPTVITNRADVIHKLLGQIARACDEDPIAARGIAGIHLEGPFISPQDGARGAHALEYVMAPDWELFCRWQEAAGGRIGIVTISPEWPGSASFIRSCADSGVTVSIGHTSATPDQIREAAQAGARMSTHLGNGAHLMLPRHPNYIWEQLAQDMLSSCVIADGFHLPDQVLKVVIKVKGKQAMLVSDAVSLSGLEAGTYTTHIGGQVVLTPEGRLHLAENEKILAGSAQMLLAGIEHLTGRGLAELAEAWDMASVRPATVMKLPSAGGLEAGAPADLVLFRREGSRIRIEQTYKGGERVYSKS, from the coding sequence ATGATTAGAGCAATTCATTATGCTACAGGCGGTCAGATTGCGATTTCCATGGAGCAGGGGATCATCACGGGGATCGAGGCGGTTCCGGAAGCGGCTCCGGATAAGGATGCTTTGCCGATCGCAGCACCCGGTCTTGTCGATTTGCAAATTAACGGATACGCTGGGCTGGATTTCAATCAGCTCCCCATGCCTGAATCACTGCTTAGCGATGCCGTTACCCGGCTGTGGAGCCAGGGGGTGACCGCTTGTTATCCAACGGTCATCACTAACCGGGCGGATGTCATACATAAACTGCTGGGGCAGATTGCCCGGGCATGTGACGAGGATCCCATAGCTGCTCGCGGGATTGCGGGCATTCATCTGGAAGGCCCGTTCATCTCGCCTCAGGACGGTGCCCGCGGCGCTCATGCGCTCGAGTATGTCATGGCGCCGGATTGGGAGCTGTTCTGCAGATGGCAGGAAGCAGCCGGCGGACGCATCGGGATTGTGACGATATCGCCGGAATGGCCGGGGAGCGCAAGCTTTATCAGAAGCTGTGCTGACAGCGGCGTAACCGTCTCAATCGGCCATACGTCCGCGACTCCGGACCAAATCCGGGAAGCTGCCCAAGCAGGGGCGCGGATGTCCACCCACCTTGGCAACGGCGCTCATCTGATGCTGCCGCGTCATCCGAATTATATATGGGAGCAGCTTGCTCAAGACATGTTATCGAGCTGTGTGATCGCCGATGGTTTTCATCTGCCGGATCAGGTGTTGAAGGTAGTGATCAAGGTGAAGGGCAAGCAGGCGATGCTGGTCAGCGACGCGGTCTCCTTGAGCGGCTTGGAAGCAGGGACATATACGACGCATATCGGTGGGCAAGTGGTGCTGACTCCGGAGGGAAGGCTTCATCTTGCTGAGAATGAGAAGATATTGGCCGGATCGGCTCAGATGCTGCTGGCCGGCATCGAGCACCTGACCGGCCGCGGTCTCGCTGAATTGGCCGAGGCGTGGGACATGGCATCGGTTAGACCGGCCACGGTCATGAAACTGCCTTCGGCAGGAGGCTTGGAGGCAGGAGCCCCGGCTGATCTCGTACTGTTCCGCCGGGAGGGCAGCCGGATCCGCATCGAGCAAACGTATAAAGGCGGGGAGCGGGTTTATTCGAAATCATAG
- a CDS encoding glucosamine-6-phosphate deaminase — MIEKQPVQSETVDLLQVQVYRDRASMGAAAAADTAQQIRELLAVKPEVRVIFAAAPSQNELLEHLAKNPSIDWSRITAFHMDEYIGLPNNAPQRFSRYLQEHLFDRVKPGKVHLIDSSNAVEVECSRYGKLLQESPIDIVCLGIGENGHIAFNDPPVADFNDPQVIKAVELDEVCRRQQVNDGCFRDISDVPTHALTLTIPALLTGARLYCVVPGPTKRQAVERTLNGPISTACPSTILRRHPGCTLYVDRDSYGR; from the coding sequence ATGATTGAGAAGCAGCCAGTGCAATCGGAAACAGTGGACTTATTGCAAGTTCAAGTCTATCGGGATCGGGCTTCGATGGGCGCGGCGGCTGCCGCTGACACGGCTCAGCAGATACGGGAGCTGCTTGCCGTCAAGCCCGAAGTACGCGTGATATTCGCGGCGGCCCCCTCGCAGAATGAGCTGCTAGAGCATCTTGCGAAGAATCCGTCGATAGACTGGTCCCGTATAACAGCCTTCCACATGGACGAGTACATCGGTCTGCCCAATAACGCGCCTCAGCGCTTCAGCCGATATTTGCAAGAGCATCTATTCGATCGGGTCAAGCCGGGCAAGGTGCATCTCATCGACAGCTCAAATGCGGTGGAGGTTGAATGCAGCCGGTACGGCAAGCTGCTCCAGGAATCGCCGATCGATATCGTCTGCCTTGGAATCGGGGAGAACGGACATATCGCGTTCAATGATCCGCCCGTAGCCGATTTCAACGATCCGCAGGTCATCAAAGCGGTGGAGCTGGATGAGGTCTGCCGTCGGCAGCAGGTGAACGACGGCTGCTTCCGGGACATCTCGGATGTTCCGACGCACGCCTTGACGCTCACGATACCGGCATTGCTCACTGGCGCTCGGCTCTACTGCGTCGTTCCGGGTCCGACGAAGCGCCAAGCCGTTGAGCGGACATTGAACGGACCGATCTCGACGGCATGTCCGTCTACGATTCTAAGAAGGCATCCCGGCTGTACACTATACGTAGACCGCGATTCATATGGCAGGTGA
- a CDS encoding Gfo/Idh/MocA family protein, which yields MKTWNFGIIGCGTVADFHIQAIRDIEGARLACVSSRSEAKAKEVAHRENCAWTADYRDLIGRPDIDIVCVTTSSGSHAAIGLDVLKAGKHLVLEKPIAMNERDAAKLVQAARECGKQLSVISQRRFEAQHQAVKRVLDEGALGKLLLAEISLPFYRTQAYYDSADWRGTLAEDGGALMNQGIHSLDLLLWFAGEVRTVFGQLATQTHEMEAEDLGLAIVQFKSGAFGTIMASTSIQPGFAASIQLYGERGTIKLEGSSIVHWSVPGWKEPSAIHSASYGGVTDPRSIVSDFHQSQLIDVISSIETGTQPLITGEDGLRAVQLVEMIYKSAAEGVQLRVGADAGEENAND from the coding sequence TTGAAAACGTGGAATTTCGGAATCATCGGATGCGGAACGGTCGCCGATTTTCATATTCAAGCCATTCGCGATATCGAAGGTGCTCGCTTAGCCTGCGTATCCAGCCGCAGCGAAGCCAAGGCTAAGGAGGTAGCACATCGGGAGAATTGCGCATGGACAGCTGATTATCGCGACTTAATCGGACGACCGGATATCGATATTGTGTGCGTTACGACGTCGAGCGGCAGCCACGCCGCCATCGGCCTGGACGTATTGAAGGCCGGCAAGCATCTGGTCCTCGAAAAGCCGATTGCCATGAATGAGCGGGATGCAGCCAAGCTTGTGCAGGCGGCAAGAGAGTGCGGCAAGCAGCTTTCCGTCATTTCGCAAAGGCGGTTTGAAGCCCAGCATCAAGCCGTGAAGCGGGTGCTGGATGAAGGAGCGCTCGGCAAGCTGCTGCTGGCCGAAATATCGCTTCCCTTCTATCGGACGCAAGCGTATTACGACAGCGCGGATTGGCGCGGGACGCTTGCGGAGGATGGCGGAGCGCTAATGAATCAGGGCATTCACAGCCTGGATCTGCTGCTATGGTTCGCGGGCGAGGTGCGGACCGTCTTCGGGCAGCTGGCGACCCAGACCCATGAGATGGAAGCGGAGGACCTCGGGCTGGCCATCGTGCAGTTCAAGAGCGGCGCATTCGGTACGATTATGGCTTCGACGAGCATTCAGCCCGGTTTTGCCGCTTCTATTCAGCTCTATGGCGAAAGAGGGACCATCAAGCTGGAAGGCTCCTCGATCGTACACTGGTCGGTCCCGGGCTGGAAGGAGCCGAGCGCCATTCATTCCGCTTCCTATGGCGGGGTAACCGATCCAAGAAGCATTGTCAGCGATTTTCATCAGAGCCAGCTGATTGATGTCATATCTTCGATCGAAACGGGCACGCAGCCGCTCATCACGGGCGAAGACGGCTTGCGCGCCGTGCAGCTGGTCGAAATGATTTATAAAAGTGCGGCCGAAGGCGTTCAGCTTCGCGTAGGTGCCGATGCCGGAGAGGAGAATGCCAATGATTGA
- a CDS encoding sugar phosphate isomerase/epimerase family protein, protein MILDRLGVLTDEVSADFEEALDWTAKQGLKHVELRVINGRNVVELQDDELREVRRLVEQRGLYISAVASPVFKCKLDPSRKSAHGDTFGQQEESVDAHFAKLTRVIDIAKLLGTHRIRIFSFWREENAAQYREEVIGHLKRAAETAERQGVLLLLENEPACNGGFAEEVAELVRGTGSPALKALWDPGNEAYGGREAFPAGYAVMKELAAHIHLKDAYIREDGTARCVPLGSGAVPVIAQMKALLADGYDGLFTLETHFIPEGGTRMTGTRMTLDALRTLLKEV, encoded by the coding sequence GTGATATTGGACCGGCTCGGCGTACTGACGGACGAAGTATCGGCCGATTTCGAAGAAGCGCTGGATTGGACGGCGAAGCAAGGCTTGAAGCATGTTGAATTGAGAGTCATTAACGGGCGCAACGTGGTGGAGCTTCAGGACGACGAGCTGCGCGAGGTTCGCAGGCTGGTAGAGCAGCGGGGCTTATACATCTCGGCGGTAGCCTCGCCCGTCTTTAAATGCAAGCTGGATCCGTCCAGAAAGTCTGCTCACGGAGATACCTTCGGCCAGCAGGAAGAGAGCGTTGACGCCCACTTTGCCAAGCTTACCCGCGTCATTGATATTGCGAAGCTGCTCGGAACACACCGTATTCGCATCTTCTCCTTCTGGCGGGAAGAGAATGCAGCGCAGTACAGAGAGGAAGTTATCGGTCATCTCAAGAGAGCGGCGGAGACTGCGGAGCGCCAAGGCGTCCTGCTCCTGCTGGAGAATGAGCCTGCATGCAACGGTGGCTTTGCCGAAGAGGTCGCGGAGCTTGTCCGCGGCACCGGTTCCCCTGCGCTTAAGGCTCTATGGGATCCGGGCAATGAAGCATACGGCGGCCGTGAGGCATTCCCGGCGGGGTACGCGGTTATGAAGGAACTGGCAGCTCATATCCATCTGAAGGATGCCTATATTCGGGAAGACGGAACGGCGCGCTGCGTGCCGCTCGGATCCGGAGCAGTCCCTGTCATCGCGCAGATGAAAGCATTATTGGCAGACGGCTATGATGGCCTGTTCACCCTTGAAACGCATTTCATACCCGAAGGCGGCACACGGATGACCGGAACCCGCATGACACTGGATGCGCTCCGGACCCTTCTGAAGGAGGTCTAA
- a CDS encoding SMP-30/gluconolactonase/LRE family protein → MKPISIAEPLSQIGEGPCWDDNEGQLLWVDIMKDRIHRLCPETGSVETIDAPKLVSTIIPCASGGWLVSAYHSIFHWTPGKKGFEEVLRLENLPSDVRFNDGKAGPDGAFWVGTMDMAEVKAKGILYRISPDFQYEEKISGIICSNGLDWSLTHDEMYYIDSHVPRIQAYAFDSKNGTLGEARTAVTLDEKSGLPDGMSIDHKGMIWVAEWGGSRVVRWNPADGSQLSVLEMPVPQPSSCAFGGENYETLYITSAYQGMSDSKRSEHPLAGALFHMSTSDMGIRGRRPFRFG, encoded by the coding sequence ATGAAACCGATTTCAATTGCGGAACCATTGTCCCAGATCGGCGAAGGCCCTTGCTGGGACGACAACGAAGGGCAGCTGCTCTGGGTAGACATCATGAAGGACCGCATACACCGGCTCTGTCCGGAAACCGGCAGCGTGGAGACGATAGATGCGCCGAAGCTGGTCAGCACGATCATTCCATGCGCTAGCGGCGGCTGGCTTGTCAGCGCCTATCATAGCATCTTTCATTGGACGCCGGGCAAGAAGGGCTTCGAGGAAGTGCTGCGGCTGGAGAACCTCCCTTCCGATGTCCGGTTCAATGACGGCAAGGCCGGTCCGGATGGCGCATTCTGGGTTGGGACGATGGATATGGCCGAAGTGAAAGCCAAAGGGATACTCTATCGGATCAGCCCCGATTTTCAGTACGAGGAAAAGATCAGCGGCATCATCTGCTCGAACGGTTTGGATTGGAGCCTGACTCATGACGAGATGTATTATATCGACTCGCATGTTCCCCGCATCCAAGCCTATGCCTTCGATTCCAAGAACGGTACGCTGGGCGAAGCGCGGACGGCCGTTACGCTGGATGAGAAGAGCGGTTTGCCGGACGGAATGAGTATCGATCACAAAGGGATGATCTGGGTAGCGGAGTGGGGCGGATCGCGCGTCGTGCGCTGGAATCCGGCCGATGGCAGCCAGCTATCGGTTCTTGAGATGCCGGTGCCGCAGCCATCCAGCTGCGCTTTCGGCGGAGAGAACTATGAAACCCTGTACATTACGAGCGCCTACCAAGGCATGAGCGATAGCAAGCGTTCCGAGCATCCGCTCGCAGGCGCTCTATTCCATATGTCCACCAGCGATATGGGAATTCGCGGCAGACGCCCGTTCCGTTTCGGTTAA
- a CDS encoding SDR family NAD(P)-dependent oxidoreductase, translated as MKRFSGRIVLVTGAGQGIGLATAERFAAEGAHVAMADINQSVLQQAVERLNAAGYSVSSRVLDVSEAEQVDDAVRSIHQEHGAIHILANNAGIAWQEPFLDMKDDNWKRMLDVNLNGMFYVAQRVARIMKEQGGGCIINMASTNGLAGEVNYAHYNASKGGVVLLTKTMALELGRSGIRVNAVCPGYIQTPLSESIDSPETVRRYIERNIPLGKVGKPENVAGVFAFLASDDAAFITGECIVVDGGQLAY; from the coding sequence ATGAAGCGGTTTTCCGGCCGTATCGTGCTCGTGACCGGCGCTGGACAAGGAATCGGCCTGGCGACTGCAGAGCGGTTCGCAGCCGAAGGGGCTCACGTCGCAATGGCCGACATCAACCAATCGGTGCTGCAGCAGGCCGTAGAACGGTTGAATGCGGCGGGATATTCCGTATCGTCGCGCGTATTGGACGTCTCCGAGGCGGAGCAAGTCGACGATGCCGTGCGCAGCATACACCAGGAGCATGGCGCCATACATATTTTGGCCAATAATGCGGGAATCGCTTGGCAGGAGCCGTTCCTGGACATGAAGGACGACAATTGGAAGCGCATGCTTGACGTGAACCTGAACGGAATGTTCTACGTGGCCCAGCGCGTCGCCCGGATTATGAAGGAGCAGGGCGGAGGCTGCATCATCAATATGGCTTCCACCAACGGTTTAGCGGGTGAAGTTAATTACGCGCATTACAATGCATCCAAGGGCGGTGTCGTGCTGCTGACCAAGACGATGGCTCTTGAACTTGGCCGATCGGGGATCCGCGTCAATGCGGTATGCCCGGGTTATATTCAGACGCCGTTGTCGGAATCGATAGACAGCCCCGAGACGGTCCGCCGGTATATCGAGCGTAACATTCCGCTGGGCAAGGTCGGCAAGCCGGAGAACGTTGCAGGCGTCTTCGCCTTCCTGGCTTCCGACGATGCGGCTTTTATTACCGGCGAGTGCATCGTTGTCGACGGCGGGCAGCTGGCGTATTGA
- a CDS encoding L,D-transpeptidase family protein encodes METSQPSRKNFSPSDVDRNGCEQYIYVSLVEGRINQVHIQAYEKKEGSWNSFFSCIGFVGENGITAASEKREGDGKTPAGVYPFELAFGKYENPGTSMNYRQMDDEDVWVDDPSSPLYNTLQRLPSKGRWQSAEFMLLDNDVYDYGSVIGYNTKERVPGAGSAIFMHISQGPTAGCLGMSREAMLKVLLWLDPAKNPAVEFALHSN; translated from the coding sequence ATGGAGACCAGTCAACCGAGCAGAAAGAACTTTTCCCCGTCGGATGTCGATCGCAATGGATGCGAGCAGTATATTTATGTTTCATTGGTGGAGGGCCGCATTAATCAAGTCCATATTCAAGCCTATGAGAAGAAGGAAGGCAGCTGGAATTCGTTCTTCTCTTGTATAGGGTTCGTAGGAGAAAACGGAATAACGGCAGCTTCAGAGAAACGGGAAGGAGACGGGAAAACGCCGGCCGGCGTCTATCCTTTTGAATTGGCTTTCGGCAAGTACGAGAATCCCGGAACATCCATGAATTATCGGCAGATGGACGATGAGGATGTTTGGGTGGACGATCCGTCGTCACCGCTGTACAACACGCTTCAGCGGCTGCCCAGCAAGGGCAGATGGCAATCCGCGGAATTCATGCTCCTCGACAATGATGTTTACGATTACGGCAGCGTAATCGGATACAACACCAAGGAGCGGGTTCCTGGTGCGGGAAGCGCGATCTTCATGCACATCTCACAAGGGCCGACAGCCGGTTGCCTGGGCATGTCGAGAGAAGCCATGCTGAAGGTGCTGCTATGGCTGGATCCGGCCAAGAATCCGGCTGTAGAGTTCGCTTTACATTCTAACTAA